CCCTCGGTCCAGGATCCAACGCGCGGCCTGCACGAGATTGGTGTGTTCGGTGAGCTGCCGGGCTTCGGCGTCGTTGAGCGTGATGAGATCGACGTGCTTGAGCAATTCGACGATGTCGGGGCGCCGCGATTCGATCCAGAAGTTCATCGTGTCGCAGGCCACCAGGCGCGGCTTCTCCACCTGCTCGAGCACCTGGAGCTGCAACCGCGGATCGATGTTGGCGAGGAACACGAACGGCGCGCGGCGGAACTGCTCGGGGATCTTGGGGCGGAAATGCGAGAACACACCGAGATGGGTCTCGAGCGTCTCCGCCGAATTGAGATCGTGCCGGTACCGGCCGCGCCAGCGGAAGCTCGACCCTTCGGTCTTCTCGAGACCGGTGAGATCGACCCCACGCGCGGCCAGCGGTTCGAGTTTGTCCACCGGATAGTCGTCACCCACCACGCCCACCAGTTGCACGGGCGCGAAGTGCGACGCCGACGACGAGAAGTACGTGCCGGATCCGCCCAGCACTTCATCGGCCTTGCCGAACGGCGTCTCCACCGAATCGAGCGCCACCGAGCCGACGACGAGCACGGGGCTCGCCGGGGAAGAAGAGGATGTCACATGCGCTCCGGCGCGGTCAGTCCGAGGATGCGCAGGCCGGCGGCGATGCCGAGCTGCGTGGCACGCGCAAGCACGAGACGCGCGCGCGTGATGGCCTCGGGTTCACCGAGGACGTGATGCTTGTGATACCAGGTGTGGGCCGTCCGGGCCGTTTCGAGCAGCCAGCCGGCGATGCGATGCGGCTCGAGGTTCTCCGCCGCGCCTTTCACGATCGCGGGGAAGTCGAGCAGCTGCTTGATGAGTTCCTGTTCGGCGGGCTCGCTGAGCACCCCGAGATCGACGCCGTCTGGTGTCACCGACAACGGATCGATCTCACCCACGCGGAAGATGCCGCACATCCGCGCGTGTGCCATCTGCACGTAATACACGGGGTTCTCTTCCGACTGACTGCGCGCGAGATCGACGTCGAACACGAGCTGCGAATCGCCCTTGCGCATCAGATAGAAATACCGCACCGCATCGCGTCCCACCTCGTCGATGAGATCGCGCACGGTCACGTAGGAGCCGGCGCGCTTGGAGATCTTCACCTCCTCGCCGCTCTTCATCACGGTGACCATCTGATGCAGCACGTAGTCGGGATAGCCCTGCGGGATGCCGATGCCCAGCGCCTGCAGACCGGCACGCACACGCGTGGTGGTGCTGTGATGATCGGCGCCCTGCACGTTGATCGCGCGGTGATACCCACGTTCCCACTTGGTCACGTGATACGCGACATCGGGCACGAAGTAGGTGTAGTCGCCACCCTTGGCGTCGCTCTTCTTCATCACGCGGTCCTTGTCGTCGCCGAAGGCCGTCGTGCGCAGGAAGACCGCGCCATTCTCCTCGTAGGTGTACCCCGACTGCTTCAGTGCCTCGACGGTCTTGTCGACCCGCCCGTCGGTGTAGAGCGAGCTCTCGAGATAGTAGGTGTCGAACTTGACACCGAAGGCCTGCAGATCGAGGTCCTGCTCGTGACGCAGCGCGGCCACGGCAAACTGCCGCATGGCATCGAGGTCGTTGCCGTCGCGGTCTTCCGGGTGCTCCTGCACGTAGCGTTCGGCGATCTCGCGGATGTACTCCCCGTGATAGCCGCCGTCGGGAATCTCGAGCGCGTGGCCACCGAGTTCACGCACCCGTGCCTGCGTGCTCTTCGCGAGATTCGCGATCTGCGCGCCAGCGTCGTTGTAGTAGAACTCCCGATCCACGTTCCAGCCGGTCCATTCGAGCAGCGTGCTGATGGCATCTCCCAGCGCCGCCTGACGACCATGCCCCACGTGCAGCGGACCGGTGGGATTGGCCGAGACGAACTCCACCACCACCCGCTCCCCGCGGCCGAGGTCGTGACGTCCCCATTGTTCGGGCGCAGCGAGAATCTGCAGCAGCCCGCGCGCCTGAAATCCCGGATCGAGACGGAAGTTGATGAAGCCCGGCCCCGCGATCTCGGCGGCCTTGATGCCTACCCGCGTGGTATCGAGCGCGGCGATGAGCGCCTCGGCCAGATCGCGCGGCTTGCGTCCCAGCGGCTTCGCCAGCGTCATGGCCAGATTGGTGGCCCAGTCGCCGAACGAGGGATCGCGCGGACGCTCGAGCACCG
The nucleotide sequence above comes from Gemmatimonas aurantiaca. Encoded proteins:
- a CDS encoding PfkB family carbohydrate kinase, with the protein product MTSSSSPASPVLVVGSVALDSVETPFGKADEVLGGSGTYFSSSASHFAPVQLVGVVGDDYPVDKLEPLAARGVDLTGLEKTEGSSFRWRGRYRHDLNSAETLETHLGVFSHFRPKIPEQFRRAPFVFLANIDPRLQLQVLEQVEKPRLVACDTMNFWIESRRPDIVELLKHVDLITLNDAEARQLTEHTNLVQAARWILDRGPKHVLIKKGEHGAFMFNRESVFYAPAYPLETVFDPTGAGDSFAGGFMGYLAATGDISERAMRRAVVVGSAMGSFAVEKFSNARLLEITRGDIDARVQEFRQLVAFDTELT
- the argS gene encoding arginine--tRNA ligase; this translates as MSAVDGDASGTPPDASQSAGQNTGPSTSEPVSHADALRAELVRAARTLGAPDDVHPVLERPRDPSFGDWATNLAMTLAKPLGRKPRDLAEALIAALDTTRVGIKAAEIAGPGFINFRLDPGFQARGLLQILAAPEQWGRHDLGRGERVVVEFVSANPTGPLHVGHGRQAALGDAISTLLEWTGWNVDREFYYNDAGAQIANLAKSTQARVRELGGHALEIPDGGYHGEYIREIAERYVQEHPEDRDGNDLDAMRQFAVAALRHEQDLDLQAFGVKFDTYYLESSLYTDGRVDKTVEALKQSGYTYEENGAVFLRTTAFGDDKDRVMKKSDAKGGDYTYFVPDVAYHVTKWERGYHRAINVQGADHHSTTTRVRAGLQALGIGIPQGYPDYVLHQMVTVMKSGEEVKISKRAGSYVTVRDLIDEVGRDAVRYFYLMRKGDSQLVFDVDLARSQSEENPVYYVQMAHARMCGIFRVGEIDPLSVTPDGVDLGVLSEPAEQELIKQLLDFPAIVKGAAENLEPHRIAGWLLETARTAHTWYHKHHVLGEPEAITRARLVLARATQLGIAAGLRILGLTAPERM